A window of the Podarcis raffonei isolate rPodRaf1 chromosome 4, rPodRaf1.pri, whole genome shotgun sequence genome harbors these coding sequences:
- the SLITRK6 gene encoding SLIT and NTRK-like protein 6: MTMKLWIITLSLMGVACDVLQSKPALPSTIGSCDMLCSCEEKDGVFNINCEERGIKELSQVHVPPSRPFHLSLLNNSLTMLHVNDFSSFINALSLHLGFNYIVDIEPGAFNGLSLLKQLHINHNSLEVLKEDTFHGLENLEFLQADNNFITIIESSAFSKLNRLKVLILNDNAIEFLPSNVFRFVPLTHLDLRGNQLQTLPYVGFLEHIGRILDLQLEDNKWVCNCDLVELKAWLENMPPQSIIGDVVCHSPPILKGSILSRLKKESLCPTHPTNDLDAPSGSLPLVVTTSISDSHYSTKVIPIFRVPTRETALTLHVTKPATLLPGVYCPIPCQCTSNILSGILMQCQEQNIESLSDLGPPPPNPKKLILAGNIIQTLLKSDLVDYGSLDLLHLGSNRIEILEEGSFLNLTRLQKLYLNGNHLTKLSRNLFLGLQRLEYLYLEYNFIKEVLPGTFHPMPKLKVLYLNNNLLQTLPAHIFSGVPLARLNLKTNQFAHLPVGNVLDDLDLLVQLELEDNPWDCTCDSVGLQQWIQKLNRNTMTGDIFCTSPRHLAKKKLKSLNSDVLCPGINSPPSATHASFIVVTTSPTTTNTADTILRSLTDAIPLSVLILGLLIVFVTIIFCAAGIVVLVLHRRRRYKKKHADEQMRDNSPVQLQYSMYGHKTTHHTTERPATSLYEQRMLSPMVQVYRSPSFSPKFTDHQQELNDKELNDSKHLRRGLLEREHSSPLTGSNVKYKATDQSAEFLSFQDASSLYRNILEKERELQQLGITEYLRKNIAQLHPDMEVHYPGAHEELKLMETLMYSRPRKVLLEQTKNEYFELKANLHAEPDYLEVLEQQT; the protein is encoded by the coding sequence ATGACCATGAAGCTCTGGATAATTACGTTAAGTTTGATGGGGGTTGCTTGTGATGTACTACAGTCCAAACCAGCTTTACCATCAACTATTGGCTCTTGTGATATGCTGTGTTCCTGTGAGGAAAAGGATGGTGTCTTTAATATAAACTGTGAAGAAAGAGGCATCAAGGAGTTATCTCAAGTACATGTTCCACCATCCCGGCCTTTCCACCTTAGTCTTCTCAACAACAGTTTGACCATGTTACATGTGAATGACTTCTCCAGCTTCATCAATGCTCTCTCACTCCATCTTGGATTTAACTACATTGTAGACATTGAACCAGGAGCATTTAATGGACTAAGTCTCCTTAAGCAACTTCATATCAATCACAACTCGTTAGAAGTACTTAAAGAAGACACATTCCATGGGCTGGAGAACTTGGAATTCCTTCAAGCCGACAACAATTTCATCACAATAATTGAATCAAGTGCCTTCAGCAAGCTCAACAGGCTAAAGGTGCTCATTTTAAATGACAATGCCATTGAGTTTCTTCCTTCCAACGTCTTTCGCTTTGTGCCATTAACTCACTTGGATCTTCGTGGGAACCAGCTGCAGACTCTACCTTATGTTGGTTTTTTAGAACATATTGGTAGAATTCTAGACCTTCAGTTGGAAGATAACAAATGGGTCTGCAATTGCGACCTGGTGGAGTTGAAAGCTTGGTTAGAAAACATGCCTCCTCAGTCCATAATAGGTGATGTTGTATGCCACAGCCCTCCTATTTTGAAAGGCAGCATTTTaagcagattaaaaaaagaatcccTCTGTCCCACTCACCCTACAAATGATCTTGATGCCCCATCAGGGTCATTACCACTGGTGGTTACCACGTCAATAAGTGATAGTCACTACTCAACCAAGGTAATACCTATTTTTAGGGTTCCTACCAGGGAAACTGCTTTAACACTTCACGTAACAAAGCCAGCTACTCTGCTTCCTGGTGTATATTGTCCGATCCCTTGTCAGTGCACTAGCAATATCCTTTCAGGGATTTTAATGCAATGCCAAGAACAAAACATTGAAAGCCTGTCAGATTTAGGACCTCCTCCTCCAAATCCTAAAAAGCTAATACTAGCTGGAAATATAATTCAGACATTACTGAAATCAGACCTTGTAGACTATGGCAGCCTAGACTTGCTTCACTTGGGAAGCAACCGTATTGAAATACTAGAAGAAGGATCCTTCCTCAATCTCACCAGATTGCAGAAATTATATCTCAATGGGAATCATCTCACCAAGCTAAGTCGTAATTTATTTTTAGGCCTGCAGCGCCTTGAGTATTTGTATCTTGAATATAATTTCATCAAGGAAGTTTTACCAGGGACATTTCATCCCATGCCTAAACTAAAGGtcctttatttaaataataaCCTTCTTCAGACTTTACCAGCCCACATTTTTTCTGGAGTTCCTCTAGCCAGGCTAAATCTGAAAACCAACCAGTTTGCACATTTGCCTGTAGGGAATGTCTTAGATGATCTGGATTTACTCGTACAACTTGAGCTTGAAGACAACCCTTGGGATTGTACTTGTGACTCAGTTGGGCTGCAGCAATGGATACAAAAGCTGAACAGAAACACAATGACGGGCGACATTTTCTGCACATCTCCAAGGCATTTGGCTAAAAAGAAACTGAAATCTCTGAATAGTGACGTGCTATGTCCCGGAATAAACAGCCCACCTTCCGCAACTCATGCTAGCTTCATAGTTGTCACCACGTCACCAACCACCACCAATACGGCAGACACTATTCTGCGATCACTTACCGATGCAATTCCTCTTTCAGTTTTAATCCTGGGGCTTTTGATAGTCTTTGTAACCATCATTTTTTGCGCAGCTGGTATCGTCGTCCTAGTCCTACACCGGCGGAGAAGGTACAAAAAGAAGCACGCAGACGAACAGATGCGGGACAACAGCCCAGTGCAGCTTCAGTACAGCATGTATGGtcacaaaacaacacatcacaccACTGAGCGCCCGGCCACAAGCTTGTATGAACAGCGTATGCTCAGCCCCATGGTGCAAGTTTATCGAAGCCCATCTTTCAGCCCCAAATTTACAGACCATCAACAGGAGCTGAATGACAAGGAGCTGAATGATTCCAAACATCTCCGCAGAGGCCTCTTGGAGAGGGAGCACTCCTCCCCTCTGACGGGGTCAAATGTCAAATATAAAGCTACAGACCAATCGGCTGAGTTCCTTTCCTTCCAGGATGCCAGCTCCTTGTACAGGAACATTcttgagaaagaaagagaacttCAGCAACTGGGGATAACTGAGTATCTACGGAAAAACATAGCCCAGTTACACCCTGATATGGAGGTACACTATCCAGGAGCTCACGAGGAGCTCAAGCTGATGGAGACACTCATGTACTCCAGGCCAAGGAAAGTTTTACTAGAACAGACTAAAAACGAATATTTTGAACTCAAAGCCAACCTGCATGCTGAACCTGATTACCTGGAGGTTTTGGAACAGCAAACATAA